The Rhodobacter sp. CZR27 genome includes a window with the following:
- the dgcN gene encoding N-acetyltransferase DgcN, producing MIQTPYLLFLGDAPDALAAKVAQGIKDWRPEFALGQFRMEGCKADLGLPDMTLAEAKAAGCRTLVIGVANRGGVISPAWKKVLVAALEEGFDLASGLHNLLRDEEDLAAVARATGRQLHDVRVPEVDYPIANGRKRRGKRMLAVGTDCSIGKMYTALCVDKEMRARGLNATFRATGQTGILITGDGVPLDAVVADFMAGSIEWLTPDNDPDHWDLIEGQGSLFHVSYSGVTLALIHGGQPDALIICHEPTRAHMRGLPDYKLPTIEQVRDAALAMARVANPACVAVGCAINTAALSDAEALACCTEIEARTGLPTVDPFRHGAGRLVDALMAV from the coding sequence ATGATCCAGACCCCCTACCTGCTCTTTCTCGGCGATGCGCCGGACGCGCTGGCGGCAAAGGTCGCGCAGGGGATCAAGGACTGGCGCCCCGAGTTCGCGCTGGGGCAGTTCCGGATGGAGGGCTGCAAGGCCGATCTCGGCCTGCCCGACATGACGCTGGCCGAGGCGAAGGCCGCGGGCTGCAGGACGCTGGTGATCGGCGTGGCGAACCGCGGCGGGGTGATCTCGCCCGCGTGGAAGAAGGTGCTGGTGGCGGCGCTGGAAGAAGGCTTTGACCTCGCCTCGGGCCTGCACAACCTGCTGCGCGACGAGGAGGATCTTGCGGCGGTGGCGCGGGCGACCGGGCGGCAGCTGCATGACGTGCGGGTGCCCGAGGTGGACTATCCCATCGCCAACGGCCGCAAGCGCCGCGGCAAGCGGATGCTGGCCGTGGGCACCGACTGCTCGATCGGCAAGATGTATACCGCGCTGTGCGTGGACAAGGAGATGCGGGCACGCGGGCTGAATGCCACCTTCCGCGCGACGGGGCAGACCGGCATCCTGATCACCGGCGACGGGGTGCCGCTGGATGCGGTGGTCGCGGATTTCATGGCCGGCTCGATCGAGTGGCTGACGCCCGACAACGATCCCGACCACTGGGACTTGATCGAGGGCCAGGGCTCGCTGTTCCACGTCAGCTATTCGGGCGTGACGCTCGCGCTGATCCATGGCGGGCAGCCCGACGCGCTGATCATCTGCCACGAGCCGACGCGCGCCCACATGCGCGGCCTGCCCGACTACAAGCTGCCCACGATCGAGCAGGTCCGCGATGCCGCGCTGGCCATGGCACGGGTAGCCAATCCGGCCTGTGTGGCGGTGGGCTGCGCGATCAACACGGCGGCCCTGTCGGATGCCGAGGCACTGGCCTGCTGCACCGAGATCGAGGCCCGCACCGGCCTGCCGACCGTCGATCCGTTCCGCCACGGCGCCGGCCGGCTGGTGGATGCGCTGATGGCGGTGTAG
- a CDS encoding acetyl-CoA carboxylase carboxyltransferase subunit alpha, producing MNYLEFEKPLSEIEGKAEELRALARGNKEMDVEKEAAALDKKAETLLKDLYKDLSPWRKCQVARHPDRPHCKDYIEGLFTDYTPLAGDRNFADDHAIMGGLARFNDNPVVVIGQEKGHDTKTRIERNFGMARPEGYRKAIRLMDLAHRFKLPVITLVDTPGAYPGKGAEERGQAEAIARATQKCLEIGVPLVTVVIGEGGSGGAVALATANRIAMLEHSVYSVISPEGCASILWKDAEKMREAAEALRLTAQDLHKLGVIDRIIKEPLGGAQRGRRETVEAVGKAVEMMLKELIGRKPEWLIRDRRNKFLDMGSKGLAA from the coding sequence ATGAACTATCTCGAATTCGAAAAGCCGCTCTCGGAGATCGAGGGCAAGGCCGAGGAACTGCGCGCCCTGGCCCGGGGCAACAAGGAGATGGACGTCGAGAAGGAAGCGGCCGCGCTCGACAAGAAGGCCGAGACGCTGCTGAAGGACCTCTACAAGGATCTCTCGCCCTGGCGGAAATGCCAGGTCGCGCGGCACCCGGACCGGCCGCACTGCAAGGATTACATCGAGGGGCTGTTCACCGACTACACCCCGCTCGCGGGTGACCGGAACTTCGCCGACGACCATGCCATCATGGGGGGGCTTGCGCGGTTCAACGACAACCCGGTGGTGGTGATCGGGCAGGAGAAGGGCCACGACACCAAGACCCGCATCGAACGCAACTTCGGCATGGCCCGCCCCGAGGGCTATCGCAAGGCGATCCGCCTGATGGACCTTGCGCACCGCTTCAAGCTGCCGGTCATCACGCTGGTCGACACCCCCGGCGCCTATCCCGGCAAGGGCGCGGAAGAGCGCGGGCAGGCCGAGGCCATCGCACGCGCCACGCAGAAATGCCTGGAGATCGGCGTGCCGCTGGTGACGGTGGTAATCGGCGAGGGCGGCTCGGGCGGGGCCGTGGCGCTGGCGACCGCGAACCGGATCGCGATGCTGGAACATTCCGTCTATTCGGTGATCTCGCCCGAGGGCTGCGCCTCGATCCTGTGGAAGGACGCCGAGAAGATGCGCGAGGCCGCCGAGGCGCTGCGCCTGACCGCGCAGGACCTGCACAAGCTGGGCGTCATCGACCGCATCATCAAGGAACCGCTGGGCGGCGCACAGCGCGGCCGCCGCGAGACCGTCGAGGCGGTCGGCAAGGCCGTCGAGATGATGCTGAAGGAGCTGATCGGCCGCAAGCCGGAGTGGCTGATCAGGGACCGCCGCAACAAGTTCCTCGACATGGGGTCGAAGGGTCTGGCTGCGTGA
- a CDS encoding Hint domain-containing protein, whose translation MFLRSAKRGAPPVFRWVAEEARDGTDPAAGFPAGARVLTADGPRALRSLRPGDRVWSPGDGFLPVLAVERHILRPEPLADPRGWPVRVAPDALGKGVPERALLLSPAQRICLKGRADAPHAPPSVVLVPILALVNGSSIAQRPPDGPVPAVRFLLGAQSIVPVEGLPCEAPRRRRLFGLDPLAFWPTSAAGDPPRGGSSGTRARP comes from the coding sequence ATGTTCCTGAGAAGTGCAAAGAGGGGTGCACCTCCCGTCTTCCGGTGGGTGGCCGAGGAGGCGCGGGACGGGACCGATCCCGCGGCGGGGTTTCCGGCCGGGGCGCGGGTGCTGACCGCCGACGGGCCGCGCGCCCTGCGCAGCCTCCGGCCGGGCGACCGGGTCTGGTCGCCCGGCGACGGCTTCCTTCCCGTGCTGGCCGTCGAGCGGCACATCCTGCGGCCGGAGCCCTTGGCCGATCCGCGCGGCTGGCCGGTCAGGGTCGCGCCGGATGCGCTGGGCAAGGGCGTGCCGGAGCGGGCTCTGCTGCTGTCTCCGGCGCAGCGGATCTGCCTGAAGGGGAGGGCCGACGCGCCTCACGCGCCCCCGTCCGTGGTTCTGGTGCCCATCCTCGCGCTGGTCAACGGGTCGAGCATCGCGCAGCGTCCGCCGGACGGCCCGGTTCCCGCCGTCCGCTTCCTGCTCGGCGCACAGAGTATCGTGCCGGTCGAGGGGCTTCCGTGCGAGGCGCCGCGCCGTCGCCGCCTGTTCGGTCTCGATCCGCTTGCGTTCTGGCCGACGTCGGCCGCGGGTGACCCGCCGCGGGGCGGATCGTCCGGAACTCGGGCGCGGCCCTGA
- a CDS encoding GyrI-like domain-containing protein — protein MYPVQIRDKAPRRLAALLHAGSFEEIGCTLGQTCQILEERGLLDRAGCMVGVYWDNPVLAPAGTLHSHAGIDVPAGMDIAAPLQELRLSGGRHAVLRYTGPYSGLADAYRYLFTRWLPENRETQAEGPVLEIYRNASMDTPSDQLVTDICVPLT, from the coding sequence ATGTATCCCGTGCAAATTCGCGACAAGGCCCCCCGCCGGCTTGCGGCCCTGCTGCATGCCGGGTCCTTCGAGGAAATCGGCTGCACCCTGGGCCAGACCTGCCAGATCCTGGAGGAGCGCGGGCTTCTGGACCGCGCCGGCTGCATGGTCGGGGTCTATTGGGACAATCCCGTTCTGGCGCCTGCGGGCACGCTGCACAGCCATGCCGGCATCGACGTGCCCGCCGGGATGGACATTGCCGCGCCCCTGCAGGAGTTGCGGCTGAGCGGGGGTCGCCATGCCGTGCTGCGCTACACCGGCCCCTATTCAGGGCTGGCCGACGCCTATCGCTACCTGTTCACGCGGTGGCTGCCGGAGAACCGCGAGACCCAGGCCGAGGGGCCGGTGCTGGAGATCTACCGCAACGCCTCGATGGACACGCCCTCGGACCAGCTGGTGACCGACATCTGCGTTCCGCTGACCTGA
- a CDS encoding electron transfer flavoprotein-ubiquinone oxidoreductase, with amino-acid sequence MTDQITREQMEYDVVIVGAGPAGLSAAIRLKQLDPDLSVVLLEKGSEVGAHILSGAVLDPTGLNALIPDWKEKGAPLNTPVTEDHFFLLTPAGQHMLPSWPVPKLMDNHGNYVVSMGNVCRWMATQAEELGVEIFPGMSCSELVYGENGEVRGVVAGEFGKQSDGTPGPNYEPGMELLGKYVLLAEGVRGSLSKQVMEKFDLRKGYGPQKYGLGMKEIWEIDPKKHKPGRIWHTMGWPLGKNAGGGSFIYHAENNQVFIGLVVHLNYENPHLYPYAEFQRFKHHPMVAELLKGGKRVAYGARAISEGGFQSLPKMVFPGGALLGCSAGMVNVPRIKGNHNAMLSGKAAAEAAHAAIKEGRQGDELTSYEKEVRKGPIGQDLWKVRNVKPIWSHLGLYASMALGGLDMWTNSLFGFSVFGTMKHHKDDARDTQPAKFHAPIDYPKPDGVLSFDRLTNVAFSFTNHEESQPAHLKLKDPSIPIAVNLPTFAEPAQRYCPAGVYEVVSEAGREPRFVINFQNCVHCKTCDIKDPSQNIVWTTPQGGDGPNYPNM; translated from the coding sequence ATGACCGACCAGATCACCCGCGAGCAGATGGAATATGATGTCGTGATCGTGGGGGCTGGACCCGCGGGCCTTTCGGCGGCGATCCGGCTGAAGCAGCTTGATCCCGACCTGTCGGTGGTGCTGCTGGAAAAAGGCTCCGAAGTGGGCGCGCACATCCTGTCGGGCGCGGTGCTGGACCCGACCGGGCTGAACGCGCTGATCCCGGACTGGAAGGAGAAGGGCGCCCCGCTGAACACCCCGGTGACCGAGGACCACTTCTTCCTGCTCACGCCCGCGGGCCAGCACATGCTGCCCAGCTGGCCGGTGCCGAAGCTGATGGACAACCACGGCAACTACGTCGTCTCGATGGGCAATGTCTGCCGCTGGATGGCGACGCAGGCCGAGGAACTGGGTGTCGAGATCTTCCCGGGCATGTCCTGCTCGGAGCTGGTCTATGGCGAGAATGGCGAGGTCCGCGGCGTGGTCGCGGGCGAGTTCGGCAAGCAGTCGGATGGCACTCCCGGCCCGAACTACGAGCCGGGGATGGAGCTTCTGGGCAAGTATGTCCTGCTGGCCGAGGGCGTGCGCGGGTCGCTCTCGAAGCAGGTGATGGAGAAGTTCGACCTTCGCAAGGGCTATGGGCCGCAGAAATACGGCCTCGGCATGAAGGAGATCTGGGAGATCGATCCCAAGAAGCACAAGCCCGGCCGGATCTGGCACACGATGGGCTGGCCCTTGGGCAAGAACGCGGGCGGCGGCTCGTTCATCTACCATGCCGAGAACAACCAGGTCTTCATCGGCCTCGTGGTGCACCTGAACTACGAGAACCCGCACCTCTATCCCTACGCCGAGTTCCAGCGCTTCAAGCACCACCCGATGGTGGCCGAGCTGCTGAAGGGCGGCAAGCGCGTGGCCTATGGCGCGCGGGCGATCAGCGAGGGCGGCTTCCAGTCGCTGCCGAAGATGGTCTTCCCGGGCGGCGCGCTGCTCGGCTGCTCGGCCGGCATGGTCAACGTGCCGCGCATCAAGGGCAACCACAACGCGATGCTTTCGGGCAAGGCCGCGGCCGAGGCCGCCCATGCCGCGATCAAGGAGGGCCGTCAGGGCGACGAACTGACCTCCTACGAGAAGGAGGTCCGCAAGGGCCCCATCGGGCAGGACCTGTGGAAGGTGCGCAACGTCAAGCCGATCTGGTCGCATCTGGGGCTTTACGCCTCGATGGCGCTGGGCGGGCTGGACATGTGGACGAACAGCCTGTTCGGCTTCTCGGTCTTCGGCACGATGAAGCACCACAAGGACGATGCGCGCGACACGCAGCCCGCGAAGTTCCACGCGCCGATCGACTATCCGAAGCCTGATGGCGTGCTGTCCTTCGACCGGCTGACGAACGTGGCCTTCTCCTTCACCAATCACGAGGAAAGCCAGCCGGCGCATCTGAAGCTGAAGGACCCGTCGATCCCGATCGCGGTCAACCTGCCGACCTTCGCCGAACCCGCTCAGCGCTACTGCCCGGCGGGCGTCTACGAGGTGGTGAGCGAGGCCGGGCGCGAACCGCGCTTCGTGATCAACTTCCAGAACTGCGTGCACTGCAAGACCTGCGACATCAAGGACCCCAGCCAGAACATCGTGTGGACGACCCCGCAGGGTGGCGACGGCCCGAACTATCCGAACATGTGA
- a CDS encoding N-formylglutamate amidohydrolase, whose translation MSAFEIVGADRPSRWLVTCDHASNRVPPEVAGGDLGLPPEEMGRHIAYDVGAAGVARELAARLDGPCVLSTFSRLVIDPNRGEMDPTLVMRLYDGTIIPANRHVDAAEVERRLDLLHRPYHAALARLAARRADTVIVAIHSFTPRLQGRGPRPWHVGVLHSHLDSAFSLALIARLREEPDLCVGDNEPYLGHLPGDSIDRHALQRGRLNTLIELRHDLIREEAEQVAWAARLAPILQEVLAGFPE comes from the coding sequence ATGAGCGCCTTCGAGATCGTCGGAGCGGACCGCCCGTCGCGCTGGCTGGTGACCTGCGATCATGCCTCGAACCGGGTGCCGCCCGAGGTCGCCGGCGGCGACCTGGGCCTGCCGCCCGAGGAGATGGGGCGCCACATCGCCTATGACGTCGGTGCCGCGGGCGTGGCGCGCGAGCTGGCTGCGCGGCTCGACGGTCCTTGCGTGCTTTCCACCTTCTCGCGGCTGGTGATCGACCCGAACCGGGGCGAGATGGACCCGACGCTGGTGATGCGGCTCTATGACGGCACGATCATCCCCGCGAACCGCCATGTCGATGCGGCCGAGGTTGAACGGCGGCTCGACCTGCTGCACCGGCCCTACCATGCCGCGCTGGCGCGTCTGGCGGCGCGGCGGGCGGATACGGTGATCGTGGCGATCCATTCCTTCACGCCGCGGCTGCAGGGCCGTGGCCCGCGGCCCTGGCATGTAGGCGTGCTGCATTCGCATCTCGACAGCGCCTTCAGCCTTGCGCTGATCGCGCGGCTGCGGGAGGAGCCCGACCTCTGCGTGGGGGACAACGAGCCCTATCTCGGCCACCTGCCAGGCGACTCGATCGACCGTCACGCCCTGCAGCGCGGGCGGCTGAACACGCTGATCGAGCTGCGCCATGACCTGATCCGCGAGGAGGCGGAGCAGGTCGCCTGGGCCGCGCGGCTGGCGCCGATCCTGCAGGAGGTTCTGGCCGGCTTCCCGGAATGA
- a CDS encoding L-malyl-CoA/beta-methylmalyl-CoA lyase produces the protein MSFRIQPTPPARPNRCQLFGPGSRPALFEKMAASAADVINLDLEDSVAPDDKPQARANIIEAINTLDWRRKYLSVRINGLDTPFWYRDVVDLLEQAGERLDQIMIPKVGCAADVYAVDALVTAIERAKGRMKPVSFEVIIESAAGIAHVEEIAASSPRLQAMSLGAADFAASMGMQTTGIGGTQENYYMLHEGAKHWSDPWHWAQAAIVAACRTHGILPVDGPFGDFSDDEGFRAQARRSATLGMVGKWAIHPKQVALANEVFTPSEKAVTEAREILSAMEAAKARGEGATVYKGRLVDIASIKQAEVIVRQAEMISA, from the coding sequence ATGAGCTTCCGCATCCAGCCTACGCCGCCCGCCCGTCCCAACCGCTGCCAGTTGTTCGGGCCCGGCTCGCGGCCTGCTCTGTTCGAGAAGATGGCGGCCTCGGCGGCGGATGTCATCAACCTCGACCTCGAGGATTCGGTGGCGCCCGACGACAAGCCGCAGGCGCGCGCCAACATCATCGAGGCGATCAACACGCTCGACTGGCGCCGCAAGTATCTCTCGGTCCGCATCAACGGCCTCGACACGCCGTTCTGGTATCGCGACGTGGTGGACCTGCTGGAGCAGGCGGGCGAACGACTCGACCAGATCATGATTCCCAAGGTGGGCTGTGCGGCGGATGTCTATGCCGTCGATGCGCTGGTGACCGCCATCGAGCGCGCCAAGGGCCGCATGAAGCCCGTCAGCTTCGAGGTCATCATCGAATCGGCCGCCGGCATCGCCCATGTCGAGGAGATCGCGGCCTCCTCGCCCCGCCTGCAGGCCATGAGCCTCGGCGCGGCCGACTTCGCGGCCTCGATGGGGATGCAGACGACCGGCATCGGCGGCACGCAGGAAAACTACTACATGCTGCACGAGGGCGCGAAGCACTGGTCCGACCCGTGGCACTGGGCGCAGGCGGCCATCGTCGCGGCCTGCCGCACGCACGGCATCCTGCCGGTGGACGGACCCTTCGGCGACTTCTCGGACGATGAGGGCTTCCGCGCCCAGGCCCGCCGTTCGGCGACCCTCGGCATGGTGGGCAAGTGGGCGATCCACCCCAAGCAGGTGGCGCTGGCGAACGAGGTATTCACCCCCTCCGAAAAGGCGGTGACCGAGGCGCGGGAAATTCTCTCTGCGATGGAGGCCGCCAAGGCCCGCGGCGAGGGAGCGACGGTCTACAAGGGAAGACTCGTTGACATAGCGTCCATCAAACAGGCAGAAGTGATTGTGAGACAGGCGGAAATGATCTCAGCCTGA
- the greA gene encoding transcription elongation factor GreA has protein sequence MEKIPMTRAGFNALDDELKTLKTVERPAVIRAIAEAREHGDLSENAEYHAAREKQSFIEGRIKELEAILSLAEVIDPTKLSGSIKFGATVTILDEETEEERTYQIVGEAEADIENGLLNIKSPLARALIGKDEGDSIEVKTPGGERGYEVVSVRFV, from the coding sequence ATGGAAAAGATCCCGATGACCCGCGCGGGCTTCAACGCGCTCGACGACGAACTCAAGACGCTCAAGACCGTGGAGCGCCCGGCCGTCATCCGCGCCATCGCCGAGGCGCGCGAGCATGGCGATCTTTCGGAGAACGCCGAATACCACGCCGCGCGCGAGAAGCAGAGCTTCATCGAAGGCCGGATCAAGGAGCTGGAAGCGATCCTGTCGCTGGCCGAGGTGATCGATCCGACGAAGCTTTCCGGCTCGATCAAGTTCGGCGCCACGGTCACGATCCTCGACGAGGAGACCGAGGAAGAGCGGACCTACCAGATCGTCGGCGAGGCCGAGGCCGACATCGAGAACGGCCTGCTCAACATCAAGTCGCCGCTCGCCCGGGCCCTGATCGGCAAGGACGAGGGGGATTCGATCGAGGTGAAGACGCCGGGCGGCGAGCGCGGCTACGAGGTGGTCTCGGTCCGCTTCGTCTGA
- the dgcA gene encoding N-acetyl-D-Glu racemase DgcA, which produces MITVTPESFRLAEVFTISRGSRTEARVLTIHVTRGGVTGRGECVPYARYGETLESVADQIATLPENLTRADLQGLLPAGAARNAVDCALWDLEARDSGKRVWQLLGLPAPVPQVTAFTLSLDTPDNMRAAAARNAHRPLLKIKLGTPDDMPRLEAVRAGAPSTRIIVDANEGWTAEVYVDLAPHLIRLGVALVEQPLPAGQDDLLAEIARPLPVCADESCHDRHSLAGLKGKYDVVNIKLDKTGGLTEALALKDAALAEGYGLMVGCMVGSSLAMAPAVLVAQGAAYVDLDGPLLLAEDREHPLVFDEAGIHPPSAELWG; this is translated from the coding sequence ATGATCACCGTCACCCCCGAGAGCTTCCGCCTCGCCGAGGTCTTCACAATCTCGCGCGGCTCGCGCACCGAGGCCCGGGTGCTGACCATCCATGTCACCCGCGGCGGCGTGACGGGCCGCGGCGAATGCGTCCCCTATGCCCGTTATGGCGAGACGCTGGAGAGCGTGGCCGACCAGATCGCGACCCTGCCCGAGAACCTCACCCGCGCCGACCTGCAAGGCCTGTTGCCCGCGGGGGCGGCCCGCAACGCGGTGGATTGCGCGCTGTGGGATCTCGAAGCCAGGGACAGCGGCAAGCGGGTCTGGCAGCTGCTGGGCCTGCCCGCACCGGTGCCGCAGGTCACGGCCTTCACCCTGTCGCTGGATACGCCCGACAACATGCGCGCCGCGGCGGCGCGGAACGCGCATCGCCCGCTGCTGAAGATCAAGCTCGGCACGCCCGACGACATGCCCCGGCTCGAGGCGGTGCGGGCGGGCGCGCCCTCGACCCGGATCATCGTCGATGCCAACGAAGGGTGGACCGCCGAGGTCTATGTCGATCTGGCGCCGCATCTGATCCGTCTGGGCGTGGCGCTGGTCGAGCAGCCGCTGCCGGCCGGTCAGGACGACCTTCTGGCCGAGATTGCCCGCCCCCTGCCGGTCTGCGCCGACGAATCCTGCCACGACCGGCACTCGCTGGCCGGGCTGAAGGGCAAATACGATGTCGTGAACATCAAGCTCGACAAGACCGGCGGCCTGACCGAGGCGCTGGCGCTGAAGGATGCAGCCCTGGCCGAGGGCTATGGCCTGATGGTCGGCTGCATGGTCGGATCGTCGCTTGCCATGGCGCCGGCCGTGCTGGTGGCGCAGGGTGCGGCTTATGTCGACCTTGACGGGCCGCTGCTTCTGGCCGAAGACCGCGAGCATCCGCTGGTCTTCGACGAGGCCGGCATTCACCCGCCATCCGCCGAACTCTGGGGTTAA
- a CDS encoding multidrug efflux SMR transporter has translation MSAWLLVLLAGLLETGWALGLKYSDGFTRPVPSVLTLIGAVASFWLLSLAMKSLPVGTAYAVWVGIGAVGTALLAMALFGEPASPLRIAGIGLIVAGIVALKLA, from the coding sequence GTGAGCGCCTGGCTGCTCGTGCTGCTGGCCGGTCTGCTGGAGACCGGCTGGGCGCTGGGCCTGAAATACTCGGACGGCTTCACCCGGCCGGTGCCGAGCGTGCTGACGCTGATCGGCGCGGTGGCCAGCTTCTGGCTCTTGAGCCTTGCCATGAAGAGCCTGCCGGTCGGCACCGCCTATGCGGTCTGGGTGGGCATCGGCGCCGTCGGGACGGCGCTGCTGGCCATGGCGCTGTTCGGCGAGCCTGCCTCGCCGCTGCGGATCGCAGGGATCGGGCTGATCGTGGCGGGCATCGTCGCGCTGAAGCTTGCCTGA
- a CDS encoding D-amino-acid transaminase, which yields MSRIVYVNGEYLPEEEAKVSIFDRGFLMADGVYEVTSVLAGKLIDFAGHAERLARSLGELDMAMPMSADELLAIHRELVAKNAIDEGMVYLQITRGNPGDRDFAFPPADTKPTVVLFTQSKPGLAANPVAKVGIKVISIPDIRWGRRDIKTVQLLYPSMAKMAAKKAHVDDAWFVEDGMVTEGTSNNVYIVKGGKIITRHLGNDILHGITRAAVLRFAREAQMEVEERPFTIDEAQAADEAFFTSASAFVMPVVEIDGKPVGTGKPGSVAARLREIYLDESLKAAV from the coding sequence ATGAGCCGCATCGTCTATGTGAACGGGGAGTATCTTCCCGAGGAAGAGGCCAAGGTCTCGATCTTCGACCGGGGCTTTCTCATGGCCGATGGCGTCTACGAGGTGACCTCGGTCCTCGCGGGCAAGCTGATCGACTTCGCGGGCCACGCCGAGCGCCTCGCGCGGTCGCTGGGCGAGCTGGACATGGCGATGCCTATGAGCGCGGACGAGCTGCTGGCGATCCACCGCGAACTGGTGGCGAAGAACGCGATCGACGAGGGGATGGTCTATCTCCAGATCACCCGCGGCAATCCGGGCGACCGCGACTTTGCCTTCCCGCCGGCGGACACGAAGCCGACCGTGGTGCTCTTCACGCAGTCGAAGCCCGGCCTTGCCGCAAACCCGGTGGCGAAGGTCGGCATCAAGGTCATCTCGATCCCCGACATCCGCTGGGGCCGGCGCGACATCAAGACGGTGCAACTCCTCTACCCGTCGATGGCCAAGATGGCGGCCAAGAAGGCCCATGTCGATGACGCCTGGTTCGTCGAGGACGGCATGGTGACCGAGGGCACCTCGAACAACGTCTATATCGTGAAGGGTGGCAAGATCATCACCCGCCACCTCGGCAACGACATCCTGCACGGCATCACCCGCGCCGCCGTCCTGCGCTTCGCCCGCGAGGCGCAGATGGAGGTTGAGGAACGCCCCTTCACCATCGACGAGGCGCAGGCGGCGGACGAGGCCTTCTTCACCTCCGCCTCGGCCTTCGTGATGCCGGTGGTCGAGATCGACGGCAAGCCGGTCGGCACCGGCAAGCCGGGTTCGGTCGCCGCCCGCCTGCGCGAGATCTATCTGGACGAAAGCCTCAAGGCAGCCGTCTGA